CGACCGCGTTATTGATCGTGCCTTCGCCGGTCAGCACGATCACTTCTGTGTCGGGATTGGATTCACGCATCCGCTGGACCAGCTCGATCCCGCATAGCCCCGGCATGTTCCAGTCGAGGATGACGACGTCGAAGTCATGCTTTAAACATTGCCCGATCCCCTCTTGGCCGCTGGTCGTTTGCGAAACCCGGTGCCCCTTCTTCTCAAACCAGCGAACACAGCCTTCGCTGAAGTCGACGTCATCATCGACAAAAAGAATCTCGATTGATTCAGGCATGCTGTTTTGCTCCCCATGCTCCAAATTGCCAATTGCCCGTATATGCACACACGATTGCGCATATTCGGGCAAATTGCGCCAATTGACGCGATGGCACTGGATGATTCTGGTAGTTTTGGCGGCGAAAATCGCCGGGTACGCTGGTTGCTTGACTAGCGAACGCAAAGCGAATGCCACTTCATAAAACGCCAAGCACATGCCCGTTAAACTCTCTGATCCATCTTTCAACTCCAGCGACGATGCTGACGAAATGACTGCAAAAGCAAATGCCGACGAAGCGTTTCAACCGTTTGCGGATGCAATGCCGGCGATGATTTGGACCTGCGCGGCGGACGGGTCGGCAACCTTCTTCAACCAGAAGTGGTGTGAGCTGACAGGGATGTCAATGAAAGACTCGCTGGGCGACGGATGGGCGCAAGTCATCCATCCCGACGATCGAGAGCGAGTTTTGGCGACTTGGCAGCACGCAACTCAAACCCCACTCAGCCACGACATCGAATTGCGGTATCGGATGGCGGACGGCTCGTACCGTTGGCACCTTGTCAGTGCCATTCCAATGCTTCACGCCGATGGAACGGTGAGCCATTGGCAACGCATTTGTACGGATATCGAAGCGCAACGGTCATCGCTGGAGTCGTCCGAGACATTGATGCAAGCCTTCGTGGATTCAGCAGTTGATGGAATCATCACGATTGACCACCAAGGTAGGATCGAGTCCTGCAACCCGTCAGGCTGCGTGATGTTCGGATACGATGAGTCCGAGATCATTGGCCAAAACGTCAGTCGTCTGATGCCACCATCGTTCGCGACACGGCATGATGACCACCTTGCGAGCTATTTGCAAACTGGTGAGAAAAAGATCATCGGGATAGGACGTGAACTGGTTGGCCAACGGAAAGATGGGACGGTTTTCCCCATGAAGATTGCCGTCAGTGAGGTTCATGTTGGTGGACGAAAACGGTTTGCAGGAATCGTGCATGACCTAACCGAACGAGATCGACTGCAGGATGAGTTGCGTGGTCGTCAACGCGTGCTAGAGCGTGTGGCGAAAGGTAGGCCGCTGAGCGAAGTGCTTGACACTTTAATCGCATTTGCCGAAGAGTCGCGGCCCGACATGATCGCCTCGACCCTTGTCTTAGATAAACAAGAGGGATGCTTACGGCATGGTGCGTCACGACAACTTCCTGATTTCTATCTGGAAGTGATTGACGGTGTGGTGCCTGGCCCCAAGGTCGGCTCATGCGGTACAGCAGCGTTTACCGGCGAACGCGTGGTGGTCGAAGATATCAAGACCGATCCGTTGTGGGAGGACTATCGCGACCTAGCGACCCGAGCGAATCTGCGGGCTTGTTGGTCGGAACCGATCATCGCTTCGTGCGGACGAGTTGTCGGTACGTTCGCGATGTACTACACCGAACCCCGTTCTCCGGATGCCGAAGATTTGCAGTTTGTCGAGAGTTGCGCCAAGGTCGCGGCGATCGCGATCGAGCGAGAGAGAGTGGACAGCCAACTGCGTCAAATGGCGGCAATCGTCGATTCAACCGATGACGCAATCATCCTAAAAAATCTAAAAGGCGTGATCGAAAAGTGGAACCACGGTGCCGAGCGAGTGTATGGTTACTCGGCCGCCGAAGCAGTCGGCCAGCCAATCGCAATGCTAGTTCCCGACGATCGAGCCTACGAACTCAAAGCGAATACAGAGACGATTCGACAAGGAGGAAAGGTCGACCATTACGAGACGGTGCGTGTCACTAAAGACGGCCGACGCATTCACATTTCCTCGACGC
The sequence above is a segment of the Novipirellula galeiformis genome. Coding sequences within it:
- a CDS encoding PAS domain S-box protein, whose amino-acid sequence is MTAKANADEAFQPFADAMPAMIWTCAADGSATFFNQKWCELTGMSMKDSLGDGWAQVIHPDDRERVLATWQHATQTPLSHDIELRYRMADGSYRWHLVSAIPMLHADGTVSHWQRICTDIEAQRSSLESSETLMQAFVDSAVDGIITIDHQGRIESCNPSGCVMFGYDESEIIGQNVSRLMPPSFATRHDDHLASYLQTGEKKIIGIGRELVGQRKDGTVFPMKIAVSEVHVGGRKRFAGIVHDLTERDRLQDELRGRQRVLERVAKGRPLSEVLDTLIAFAEESRPDMIASTLVLDKQEGCLRHGASRQLPDFYLEVIDGVVPGPKVGSCGTAAFTGERVVVEDIKTDPLWEDYRDLATRANLRACWSEPIIASCGRVVGTFAMYYTEPRSPDAEDLQFVESCAKVAAIAIERERVDSQLRQMAAIVDSTDDAIILKNLKGVIEKWNHGAERVYGYSAAEAVGQPIAMLVPDDRAYELKANTETIRQGGKVDHYETVRVTKDGRRIHISSTLSPVRDTEGRLTHFVDVQNDITQRVQVQDEIARERAVLDTIVSGIPDALLMADLDRKLTHCNQGAYEMFGYAPTELIGQPKAILYANPDQHSLQGMQRFNPAARQHTEVVEIEWRRKNGDVFTGETVGTIIRDRSGKPISYLALIRDITDRKHAEATIRESNRKLSLLLSNLPGAAFRIAGDADFTVEFVSDGCLELTGYSASELTTGRMLLFPEDLDEVRKKLNRSVAEREPFDFVHRARHRNGEIRRIWARGQGVFSDEGELIAIEAFISDFTELHDAREQLVQSERLAAVGQMISAIAHESRNALQRIQAGTDMLGLELDEHSDAHNDLQRINRAKEDLLHLFEDLRSYAAPIQLDVRAKNLAEVWHQAWANLEVSRTGCDAELLENTGGLELTCIIDAFRIEQVFRNLMENALAACSSLVRLTVSCTESEINGAPAVCVSICDNGPGLTDEQRARVFEAFFTTKSKGTGLGMAIAKRIVEAHQGTIAVGDARDGGAEFLITLPRTLS